GATTAGGCCGTGAGCAAGGACTATTGGGGAAGGGCTACAAAGGGGGCAACAAGATGGAGGGGCAGCACCAGCAGAGCGGCGCCCGGAAGCCGGACGTGCCGTCCCCAGCAGGCCGAGTCGACCTGTCCCGGCTGGTTACGGAACAGCCCAACCCGGCCACGGCCAGGCTGGATATCCTGGATGCACGGGAGATCTGCCGGTTGATCAATGAAGAGGATCACAAGGTTGCGCCCGCTGTGGCCCAACACCTGGACGTGATTGCGGAGGCGGTGGAACGCATCGCGGCGGCGCTGCGCCGCGGGAATCGCCTGTTCTACGTCGGCGCGGGAACCAGTGGCCGCCTGGGCGTGCTCGATGCTGCCGAATGCCCGCCCACCTTCGGCACCGACCCCGAGATGGTTCAGGGCATCATTGCCGGAGGACCCCAGGCCCTGACGCGAGCGGTGGAAGGGGCTGAAGACGACAGCGAAGCCGGCCGGCAAGACATCAGGGCGCGGGGCGTTCGGGCTGGCGACGTGGTCGTGGCCCTGTCGGCCAGCGGGCGTACGCCCTACTGCCTGGGCGCCTTGCAGGCCGCCCGGGAGGCCGGT
This is a stretch of genomic DNA from Thermaerobacter sp. PB12/4term. It encodes these proteins:
- the murQ gene encoding N-acetylmuramic acid 6-phosphate etherase: MEGQHQQSGARKPDVPSPAGRVDLSRLVTEQPNPATARLDILDAREICRLINEEDHKVAPAVAQHLDVIAEAVERIAAALRRGNRLFYVGAGTSGRLGVLDAAECPPTFGTDPEMVQGIIAGGPQALTRAVEGAEDDSEAGRQDIRARGVRAGDVVVALSASGRTPYCLGALQAAREAGAFTVAVTCNPGSAMGGVADLAIEVVVGPEVLAGSTRMKAGTAQKMVLNMLSTAAMVRLGKCYGNLMVDLRPTNEKLVERARRIIMRVLGCDASTAADLLARSGNQVKVAIVMGATGLDAEGARRCLDEHGGFVRRVLDEAASGSS